A single genomic interval of Synergistaceae bacterium harbors:
- a CDS encoding TrkH family potassium uptake protein, whose product MKTKTVAGVIALICLVVSFAMIPSLLIALYDDSKDSGAFALSMFTGIITCIILRIYSKGSQSSIGIREGVGITGFSWIAASLLGALPYYFAGYVSYTDAFFETMSGFTTTGATIMTDIESLPRGILLWRSLTHWMGGMGIIVLSLAVLPFLGVSGMEMYKAEVPGVTAEKLTPRLHQTAIYLWGVYVAFTLIETVLLFFGGMTLFDAFAHSCSTIATGGFSTKNNSIAYFTSPFIQWVIIIFMFASGVNFSLYFLILNKRFREFLADEEFKSYLLITVIAALVMSIALYFAGAFQGIEHTLRRTFFHVVSVMTTTGFIVEDYNLWPELTKFIFVLLMFIGASGGSTGGGCKVSRFIIIGRQLKSEIWRLLHPRAVITARLNGRPIPKGTMDSSAAFFVLYMAILSGATLITTAFGIELLTAFTGVVTCLSNVGPGLNALGPVENFAWLPSFVKWLFSFCMLAGRLELFAVLLLFMPGTYKK is encoded by the coding sequence ATGAAGACTAAAACAGTAGCTGGCGTAATTGCCTTAATTTGTCTAGTAGTATCGTTCGCAATGATTCCGTCTTTGTTGATTGCCCTATATGATGACAGCAAGGACTCGGGCGCATTTGCCTTGTCAATGTTTACGGGAATTATAACGTGTATTATTTTGCGGATTTACTCCAAAGGCTCGCAGTCTTCAATAGGGATTCGCGAGGGGGTCGGCATTACTGGATTCTCGTGGATTGCTGCGTCATTACTGGGTGCATTGCCTTATTATTTTGCCGGTTATGTGAGTTACACGGACGCATTTTTTGAGACTATGTCAGGATTCACAACTACGGGAGCTACTATAATGACTGATATAGAATCATTGCCGCGCGGGATTTTATTATGGCGTTCTCTTACTCACTGGATGGGCGGAATGGGAATAATAGTATTAAGTCTCGCAGTCCTGCCCTTCTTAGGAGTCTCAGGCATGGAAATGTACAAAGCTGAAGTCCCCGGAGTAACTGCTGAAAAATTGACTCCCCGTTTACATCAGACGGCTATATATTTATGGGGTGTCTATGTAGCTTTTACTTTGATTGAGACGGTATTATTATTTTTCGGGGGGATGACTTTATTTGACGCGTTTGCACATTCATGTTCAACTATAGCGACGGGCGGATTTTCTACAAAAAATAATTCTATAGCATATTTCACGAGTCCGTTTATTCAGTGGGTCATAATAATATTTATGTTCGCAAGCGGGGTTAATTTCTCGTTATATTTCCTGATATTAAATAAAAGATTCCGCGAATTTCTTGCCGATGAAGAGTTTAAATCATATTTATTAATTACTGTGATAGCGGCTCTTGTAATGTCAATAGCTTTATATTTTGCCGGAGCTTTTCAGGGAATCGAGCATACTTTGAGACGTACATTTTTCCATGTTGTAAGCGTCATGACAACGACGGGATTTATCGTTGAAGATTATAATTTATGGCCTGAACTCACAAAATTTATATTTGTCCTGTTAATGTTCATAGGAGCGTCAGGAGGTTCAACGGGAGGCGGCTGTAAAGTCTCGCGTTTTATCATAATAGGCCGGCAGTTAAAGTCAGAAATTTGGAGGTTATTACACCCCCGCGCAGTAATTACAGCAAGATTAAACGGTCGTCCGATTCCTAAAGGCACAATGGACTCATCAGCTGCATTTTTCGTGTTATACATGGCGATTTTATCAGGAGCGACTCTCATAACTACGGCATTTGGTATTGAATTATTGACGGCTTTTACCGGCGTTGTAACATGTTTAAGCAATGTCGGGCCGGGTTTGAATGCTTTAGGGCCAGTAGAAAATTTTGCGTGGCTGCCCAGTTTTGTAAAATGGCTGTTCTCGTTTTGTATGTTAGCAGGAAGGCTTGAATTATTTGCGGTCTTGTTATTGTTTATGCCGGGTACTTACAAGAAATAA
- a CDS encoding O-antigen ligase family protein, with product MKKKEKLLSLDRAKINKIPDKYIQVPLVPVWILLPLWFISLALPNLVYSGIKFADTLHVIKWTVTGVPIAIAVFVAGLRLLIYGKDKIRFKIDIFAIIWAVLLAYSALQPLWVKIFSPTGFALEMVCFLAVWAFYVISVSSFPDNGLRYVLLLGNLNAALNVLYAELQIRDLNNFSFLDGTIFESLKQFSSIILPTPGNYIGNTAQQNMFGLWTAVAALGAIYLFVYDAWKNDSDEHGKKIYSPAVSLALGVICLKFAVEHGNILLAILAGLFMLGTFALAFYLGNDKRVYYSVILLFLAGINFWGLLNSTSRSGFLALVSGFLVMLIIAAWKFNRNYVIRFGAVMIVLLAVFWVSTSSSRAGGLIEKTADIIEHAENIGNRRGIWSTSYAMFREHPLGVGTGQYKWHYMEAQREGFKIFNNDWYVWQYTHWAHNEFLQWFCEGGYIGGIILIIMYLAWFVPAVRGLIKRKEININAVWALGLTSLITFCAIFTRPFHRIENMVWITLAFALSNREFFGDKLKFPAFKSKAFMNIIGLICIASSIAGVLYISDGIYGNYVLRQALSTQNPNLQINLLNEAAKHPIVYEEAQRNIGYHYLQLGEQTNDRELIARGFNTLWQHFHREPHSEDINRLLTYAQKYQIQNALIELVSYFKPGTYHLVRQRHRDEKGNIFDALVIANGPAPEARNNNTSK from the coding sequence ATGAAGAAAAAAGAAAAGCTGCTTTCACTTGATAGGGCAAAAATTAATAAGATACCCGATAAATATATTCAAGTTCCCCTAGTGCCTGTTTGGATATTGCTGCCCCTATGGTTTATATCGCTGGCACTGCCTAATCTAGTATATTCCGGTATAAAATTTGCTGACACTCTGCACGTTATAAAATGGACAGTTACAGGAGTTCCCATTGCAATAGCTGTATTTGTTGCCGGCTTGAGATTATTGATTTATGGCAAGGATAAAATTAGATTCAAGATTGATATATTTGCGATTATATGGGCGGTTTTGCTTGCTTATTCTGCATTACAGCCTTTATGGGTAAAAATATTTTCTCCGACTGGATTCGCGCTTGAGATGGTATGCTTTCTTGCTGTCTGGGCATTCTATGTTATAAGCGTCTCGTCATTTCCTGATAACGGCTTGCGTTATGTATTATTATTAGGGAATTTAAACGCGGCTTTGAACGTGTTATATGCAGAGCTTCAGATTAGGGATCTAAATAATTTCTCATTTCTTGACGGGACAATTTTTGAATCACTCAAGCAATTTAGCAGCATAATCTTGCCGACTCCCGGAAATTATATCGGCAACACTGCACAGCAAAACATGTTCGGATTATGGACAGCCGTAGCAGCTTTAGGAGCTATATATTTATTTGTCTATGACGCATGGAAAAATGACTCGGACGAACACGGCAAAAAAATTTATTCCCCTGCTGTAAGTCTTGCACTGGGCGTTATATGCTTAAAATTTGCGGTTGAACATGGAAATATTTTACTTGCGATCTTGGCCGGATTATTCATGCTGGGAACTTTTGCGCTCGCGTTTTATCTCGGCAATGACAAGAGAGTTTATTACAGCGTGATTTTATTATTCTTAGCAGGTATAAATTTCTGGGGCTTGCTGAATTCGACGAGCAGATCGGGATTTCTTGCACTTGTGAGCGGCTTTCTTGTCATGTTAATTATAGCGGCATGGAAATTTAACCGTAATTATGTAATCAGATTCGGGGCGGTTATGATTGTCTTGCTCGCTGTCTTCTGGGTCTCTACGAGTTCAAGCCGTGCAGGCGGTCTTATTGAGAAGACTGCGGATATAATTGAACACGCGGAAAATATAGGCAACAGGCGGGGGATCTGGTCAACTTCTTACGCAATGTTCAGAGAGCACCCATTAGGAGTCGGCACTGGTCAATATAAATGGCACTATATGGAGGCACAGCGCGAGGGCTTCAAAATATTTAATAATGACTGGTACGTATGGCAATATACCCACTGGGCGCATAATGAGTTTTTGCAATGGTTCTGTGAAGGCGGCTATATCGGGGGGATAATATTAATTATTATGTATCTTGCGTGGTTCGTTCCGGCTGTCAGGGGCTTAATCAAGCGCAAGGAAATAAATATTAATGCTGTCTGGGCACTCGGTTTAACGTCATTGATAACTTTTTGTGCGATTTTCACCCGTCCATTTCACAGGATAGAGAATATGGTATGGATAACTTTAGCATTTGCCTTGTCTAATCGTGAATTTTTCGGTGATAAATTGAAATTTCCTGCTTTCAAGTCAAAAGCATTCATGAATATAATCGGGCTGATTTGTATAGCCTCATCAATTGCCGGAGTGTTATATATTTCAGATGGGATTTACGGGAATTATGTATTACGTCAGGCCTTATCGACTCAGAATCCAAATTTGCAAATTAATTTACTCAATGAGGCCGCAAAACATCCGATTGTATACGAGGAAGCACAGAGAAATATCGGGTATCATTATTTACAGTTAGGTGAACAGACTAACGACCGCGAATTAATTGCACGAGGCTTTAATACTTTATGGCAGCATTTTCACAGGGAGCCTCACTCAGAAGATATTAACAGGTTATTGACTTATGCGCAAAAATATCAGATTCAGAATGCATTAATCGAGCTGGTAAGCTATTTCAAGCCCGGTACTTATCATTTAGTGAGGCAGCGTCACAGAGACGAAAAAGGAAATATATTTGACGCTCTTGTTATTGCGAACGGTCCGGCACCTGAAGCGCGAAATAATAATACTAGCAAATGA
- a CDS encoding fused MFS/spermidine synthase, translating into MNDYDYRNNNRLRVKIQLRLQLVSFFSGAATMILELTGSRMVAPFFGTSLIVWTALIGIIMTSLCIGNWLGGAVVDKNPDAKLLGRILIFTAIIIAITAYSSNMILTWLQSLVLNLYLASVFAAVIIFAPASILLGMVSPFVARLAMQNVDSSGAVVGRLSALNSAGSILGTFLGGFVLISLFPSGIILMLLSSLIALLSVLVYTGAWRNILLLFILAGATYAAENLGLPFTPRGVQIDTAYNHLSIIDHDARNTRTGRPLRVLITNPDAAQSLMYLDNPSELVSSYTKFYDLAFHYKPDTKKVLMLGGGGYCFPRYLLSERPDVSIDVVELDPGITDTARVYFDLKDHPNLRIFHEDARTFLNRAIKAGFEKYDAILMDTFSSWTSIPFQMTTIETAERLRELLNPDGTLIVNIIASLYGTKSGVFHGIYKAFNTSFSTMMIFPVLFDEPKYAQILQNIILVGMGDTASTVSPTPDAKISALLSHQWLEPFVPNPAIPAFSDSFAPVERYTLVQ; encoded by the coding sequence TTGAATGATTACGATTACAGAAATAATAATAGATTACGAGTCAAGATTCAATTACGTTTACAGCTAGTTTCATTTTTCAGCGGAGCAGCTACTATGATACTTGAGTTAACAGGCTCGCGGATGGTAGCTCCTTTTTTCGGGACATCATTAATAGTATGGACTGCATTAATCGGCATAATTATGACGAGTCTATGTATAGGGAACTGGCTGGGCGGTGCAGTTGTTGACAAGAATCCAGACGCAAAATTACTCGGACGGATATTAATTTTTACTGCGATAATAATAGCAATCACTGCATATTCAAGCAACATGATTTTAACGTGGCTGCAGTCTCTTGTATTAAATTTATATCTCGCTTCAGTCTTTGCAGCAGTAATTATATTTGCTCCAGCCAGCATATTACTCGGTATGGTATCGCCCTTTGTAGCTCGTCTTGCTATGCAGAATGTTGACTCGTCGGGTGCAGTCGTCGGGCGTTTATCGGCTTTGAATTCAGCCGGGAGCATTCTGGGAACATTTTTAGGCGGCTTTGTGCTGATTTCTCTATTTCCGTCGGGGATTATCTTAATGCTTTTATCGAGCTTGATTGCTTTATTGTCAGTTCTCGTATACACAGGAGCATGGAGAAATATTTTATTATTATTTATACTTGCCGGAGCTACATATGCGGCTGAAAATTTAGGCTTACCCTTTACACCTCGCGGAGTCCAAATTGATACAGCGTATAATCACCTTTCAATAATTGACCATGACGCAAGGAATACTCGAACGGGCCGGCCTTTAAGAGTATTAATCACAAATCCCGACGCGGCTCAATCATTAATGTATCTTGATAATCCCTCGGAATTAGTAAGCAGTTACACAAAATTTTATGATTTAGCATTTCACTATAAGCCTGACACAAAAAAAGTTTTAATGCTTGGCGGGGGCGGTTATTGCTTCCCTCGTTATTTATTGTCAGAACGTCCTGATGTCTCGATTGATGTAGTAGAGCTTGACCCGGGAATAACTGACACGGCGCGGGTATATTTTGATTTGAAGGATCACCCGAATTTGAGAATCTTTCACGAGGACGCAAGAACTTTCTTAAATCGTGCAATAAAAGCCGGTTTCGAGAAATATGACGCGATTTTAATGGACACTTTCAGCTCATGGACTTCGATACCGTTTCAGATGACCACGATAGAGACTGCTGAGAGACTGCGCGAATTATTGAATCCCGACGGCACATTAATTGTAAATATTATAGCGTCTCTTTACGGCACTAAATCCGGAGTCTTTCATGGGATATATAAAGCGTTTAATACGTCATTTAGTACTATGATGATATTTCCGGTTTTATTCGATGAGCCTAAATACGCGCAAATTTTGCAAAATATTATACTCGTAGGAATGGGAGATACAGCTTCTACAGTGTCGCCTACTCCTGACGCAAAAATTTCGGCCTTACTTTCTCATCAGTGGCTTGAACCCTTTGTGCCAAATCCAGCAATACCGGCATTCAGCGATTCATTTGCTCCTGTTGAGAGATATACACTTGTGCAATAA
- the trkA gene encoding Trk system potassium transporter TrkA, with amino-acid sequence MKIVIVGAGEIGRNVARNLSSDENEEHDIYLVDNNETNAKNAEELDVQVIRGNGARPQVLAQAGVIPGGDVDMLIACTNRDEVNMLACWIAKSAGVPKVISRARNLEFTDSPDWGKKLGIDMMISPERSIAREVIGLLAVSSATHTAELLDGRAALYTLKISENSPLVNMALKDIRPKFPELIAVFVYITRENGEAGVPNGFTILNAGDTCYVVTYKKSADTLQGLFQPDPEKSRPLKKLFIVGGGKLGTQIAQRVRRDFGNVSLRLVDRDPARCEKLSEEFGEALVINCDGADKKSLTEEGIESADGYVCATDSDELNLIYSVIAKNMGAKKTIAIVKRKDYQDLTQSMKVDAIVDPNEALANLLLRVVRYPRHTLAYSMIEKINAEMLEVVMKEDNDLIGKSLMELRLQKGVIVALLGRGDDVLVPTGATKILAGDHVILFALTSMMPDAAKLFGADLTHED; translated from the coding sequence ATGAAAATTGTTATTGTAGGAGCCGGAGAAATAGGCCGCAATGTTGCTAGAAATCTTTCAAGCGATGAGAACGAAGAGCATGATATTTATTTAGTCGACAATAACGAGACTAACGCGAAAAATGCCGAAGAACTTGACGTACAAGTCATAAGGGGGAACGGTGCCCGCCCTCAAGTTTTAGCACAGGCAGGAGTAATTCCCGGTGGAGATGTCGATATGTTAATCGCTTGCACTAACCGCGACGAAGTAAATATGTTAGCTTGCTGGATCGCAAAAAGTGCCGGAGTTCCCAAAGTCATTTCACGCGCAAGAAATTTAGAGTTCACAGACTCGCCTGACTGGGGCAAAAAATTAGGAATCGACATGATGATTTCTCCAGAAAGGTCAATAGCTCGCGAGGTAATAGGACTCTTGGCCGTGAGTTCGGCGACTCATACTGCTGAATTATTAGACGGCAGGGCAGCTCTATACACTCTAAAAATTTCGGAAAATTCCCCGCTCGTAAATATGGCACTGAAGGATATTCGCCCAAAATTTCCGGAATTAATAGCGGTATTCGTATATATTACTCGTGAAAATGGAGAAGCAGGAGTTCCCAACGGCTTTACTATTTTGAATGCAGGCGATACATGTTATGTAGTTACTTATAAGAAGAGTGCTGATACTTTGCAGGGGTTATTCCAGCCAGATCCGGAAAAATCCCGGCCGTTAAAAAAATTATTTATCGTTGGAGGCGGCAAACTGGGAACTCAAATCGCCCAGCGAGTTAGACGAGATTTCGGAAATGTGAGTCTGCGTTTAGTTGATAGAGATCCTGCGAGATGTGAAAAACTTTCTGAAGAATTCGGGGAGGCTCTTGTAATAAATTGCGACGGTGCAGATAAAAAGAGTCTCACTGAAGAAGGAATCGAATCGGCTGACGGTTATGTTTGTGCGACTGACTCGGACGAACTTAATTTAATTTATTCAGTCATAGCTAAGAACATGGGCGCGAAAAAAACTATTGCGATAGTAAAGCGCAAAGATTATCAGGATTTAACTCAATCTATGAAAGTTGACGCTATTGTTGACCCTAACGAAGCACTTGCAAATTTGTTATTAAGAGTCGTACGTTATCCGCGTCATACTCTAGCATATTCAATGATAGAAAAAATTAACGCTGAAATGTTAGAAGTCGTAATGAAAGAAGATAATGATTTAATCGGCAAAAGTTTAATGGAGCTGCGTTTACAGAAGGGCGTTATAGTTGCCTTACTCGGACGCGGTGATGATGTATTAGTCCCGACCGGAGCGACAAAGATTTTAGCGGGGGATCATGTAATTTTATTTGCGTTGACTTCAATGATGCCTGATGCCGCAAAATTATTCGGAGCAGATTTGACCCATGAAGACTAA